In a genomic window of Terriglobia bacterium:
- a CDS encoding sigma-54 dependent transcriptional regulator, which produces MKTASILLVDDDSAFRQVMANELNRIGHSVTTATSGEEAVERVAVEEPDIVLLDLHLPGMTGVEALSAIHTSTPATEVIVLTGHGSIDTAIESIRIGAFDYVQKPCPLDELDLRIQRAIERRELRQRTKILERGLTPPDLASSFIGQSPEFRRLVELIHRVAPSDSSVLITGETGSGKERVAKLIHARSSRHSRPFVIVECAALQESLLQSELFGHERGAFTGAERAKPGLFEVANGGTIFLDEIGEISPATQTKLLRVLDTSTFRHVGGTKEIHVDVRVLTATNRDVPAMVTQGLFREDLYYRLSTITIEVPPLRARKDDVELLAQQFVKVLNERFGSNKTISEDAMELLRQHNWPGNVRELLHVVEAALVLSVGTSILPEHLPVTLRNMKHAMVPTAGYCGLTLQEAERQQIRSVLEVTNGHRGNAARMLGISERNLYRKLREHGLLP; this is translated from the coding sequence TTGAAGACTGCTTCAATCCTGCTGGTCGACGACGATTCCGCATTTCGTCAGGTGATGGCAAACGAACTCAACCGCATTGGTCACAGCGTCACAACCGCGACCTCGGGGGAGGAAGCTGTCGAGCGAGTTGCGGTTGAGGAGCCAGACATAGTTCTGCTCGACCTGCACTTGCCCGGCATGACTGGGGTTGAGGCACTGAGTGCCATTCACACCAGCACTCCGGCGACCGAAGTGATTGTGTTGACCGGGCATGGGTCGATCGATACCGCGATTGAATCCATCCGTATTGGTGCGTTCGACTATGTGCAGAAGCCATGCCCCTTGGACGAACTCGATCTCCGGATTCAGCGTGCCATCGAGCGCCGAGAACTTCGGCAGCGGACGAAGATCCTCGAACGCGGGCTCACGCCGCCCGATCTCGCCAGCTCTTTCATTGGGCAAAGCCCGGAATTTCGGCGCCTCGTTGAGCTTATTCACCGGGTGGCGCCCAGCGATTCAAGCGTACTGATCACCGGCGAGACAGGCTCGGGAAAAGAGCGGGTGGCCAAACTCATTCACGCTCGTAGTTCACGACATTCGCGACCATTTGTCATAGTGGAATGCGCCGCCCTGCAAGAGTCGTTGCTGCAAAGCGAACTGTTCGGTCATGAGCGCGGAGCGTTTACGGGGGCGGAACGCGCCAAGCCCGGATTGTTCGAAGTCGCTAACGGCGGCACGATCTTCCTCGATGAAATCGGTGAAATCAGCCCTGCGACACAGACGAAATTGCTGCGGGTGTTGGACACGTCAACATTCCGTCACGTCGGCGGCACCAAGGAAATTCATGTGGACGTCCGGGTCCTGACTGCTACCAATCGGGATGTGCCGGCAATGGTGACGCAGGGGCTTTTTCGCGAGGACCTTTACTATCGACTCAGCACGATCACGATCGAGGTTCCGCCATTGCGAGCCCGAAAGGATGACGTGGAACTGCTCGCGCAGCAGTTCGTGAAGGTGCTCAACGAGCGATTCGGCTCGAACAAAACAATCAGTGAAGACGCCATGGAACTGTTGCGGCAACACAACTGGCCAGGCAACGTACGCGAGCTCTTGCACGTGGTCGAAGCTGCGCTGGTGCTTTCGGTGGGAACGTCTATACTCCCGGAACACCTTCCCGTGACATTGCGCAATATGAAGCACGCCATGGTACCGACGGCAGGATACTGCGGACTCACATTGCAGGAAGCAGAGCGGCAGCAGATCAGGTCGGTACTGGAGGTCACCAATGGGCACCGAGGGAACGCCGCCCGCATGCTCGGCATCAGCGAACGGAACTTGTATCGCAAACTGCGAGAACATGGTCTCCTCCCCTGA
- a CDS encoding ATP-binding protein, which yields MDSLLWQVSSRSAETLLIFSLFHFLLAGLTLLMLLRQRMSAELEPDRRPELLLPFGFGLLVLQFALLTIHFGASFFFQRRMPLHQPEQFLHGLLIAAVILIVSSYHVRANSYRPRWMWPALALVAALVTIALRRQLLNGLPHPPVMLVCDLIGAAAVLSALRCVRQSSWEARSMRTLALSSLAAALLGHGLPQLLPNHPAVIVWNLDEHLISVALLGFAWAAGERSRNLLDRVFVRLNLTFIVLASLIMLSTAAMEKYQYFRITEERSSNLAEFLRGHVVYYTQHGEGLEQIFSHPEVMKRVVVEFGTIPELREVDVTLRGQRASFWWQPDGEIQDYIGGAGHDPEPDSGQNFFRMTRLPIDGTGDVEFTGTMDFVNQRIGKYIIFIYSSFTLVLLMATGVIGIIVADTDRQLKRQYAELQEAQQQLAQSAKLASIGELAGGMAHEINNPITSILSLASFLSSGKGAERFSLRERKNLQLITDQAERIARLVKGLLAFSRQTQLQLAPVDAEELLTVALSLVQHRLSSAHVRVIRQIQPGLPAVSGDRGKLTEVLVNVLANAVDAMNSGGVLRLRALADPENSNCVRIEVEDSGIGIAEQALPRIFDPFFTTKGPGSGTGLGLSISHGIVKDHGGQIWASSTPGTGTTVFISLPQELLNEAALTCD from the coding sequence ATGGATTCGCTGCTCTGGCAAGTGTCCAGCCGTTCGGCGGAGACGCTGCTGATCTTCAGTTTGTTCCATTTCCTGCTGGCGGGGCTCACGCTTCTCATGCTGCTTCGGCAGCGCATGTCTGCGGAGCTGGAGCCCGATCGGCGCCCCGAACTCCTACTCCCCTTCGGCTTTGGCTTGCTGGTACTCCAGTTTGCGCTGCTAACCATCCACTTTGGTGCCAGCTTCTTCTTCCAGCGGCGGATGCCGTTGCACCAACCCGAGCAGTTCCTGCATGGATTGTTGATCGCGGCAGTCATTCTGATCGTTTCGTCCTACCACGTACGCGCCAATTCATACCGCCCACGCTGGATGTGGCCGGCGCTGGCCTTAGTCGCGGCGCTGGTTACAATCGCCCTTAGGCGCCAGCTGCTGAACGGGCTGCCGCATCCCCCGGTGATGTTGGTCTGTGATCTGATAGGAGCCGCGGCGGTGCTCTCCGCCCTACGGTGTGTGAGGCAGTCGAGCTGGGAAGCTCGCAGCATGCGTACCCTGGCGCTCAGTTCCCTGGCAGCCGCTCTGCTTGGGCATGGCTTACCGCAGTTGCTGCCAAACCACCCCGCTGTGATCGTTTGGAACCTCGATGAGCACCTGATTTCTGTTGCTCTGCTGGGCTTCGCCTGGGCTGCAGGCGAGCGGTCGCGGAACCTGCTGGACCGCGTTTTCGTACGCCTGAATCTGACCTTTATCGTCCTGGCGAGCCTCATCATGCTTTCCACCGCCGCCATGGAAAAATACCAGTACTTCCGCATCACCGAAGAGCGCTCATCAAATCTGGCCGAATTCCTGCGCGGTCACGTGGTTTATTACACCCAACACGGAGAAGGCCTGGAACAGATTTTCAGCCATCCGGAAGTGATGAAACGGGTAGTGGTGGAGTTCGGAACCATTCCCGAACTGCGGGAGGTGGATGTCACGCTCCGCGGACAGCGGGCCAGCTTCTGGTGGCAGCCCGACGGCGAAATCCAGGACTACATCGGCGGCGCCGGTCACGACCCGGAGCCCGATTCCGGTCAGAATTTCTTTCGCATGACCAGATTGCCAATCGACGGCACCGGCGACGTGGAGTTTACCGGCACGATGGACTTCGTCAACCAGCGTATCGGCAAGTACATCATTTTTATCTATTCTTCGTTCACGCTCGTGCTATTGATGGCTACCGGGGTGATCGGCATCATCGTAGCCGATACCGACCGGCAACTGAAGCGGCAATATGCTGAACTGCAGGAAGCGCAGCAGCAACTGGCGCAGTCAGCGAAGCTGGCCTCCATCGGTGAATTGGCCGGCGGGATGGCGCACGAGATCAATAATCCCATCACGAGCATTTTGTCGTTGGCTAGTTTTCTGAGCAGCGGAAAGGGCGCGGAGCGATTTAGCCTGCGGGAACGCAAGAACCTGCAGCTCATTACCGATCAGGCCGAGCGTATCGCGCGGCTGGTGAAAGGACTGCTGGCCTTTTCTCGCCAAACTCAGCTTCAGCTCGCGCCTGTGGACGCCGAGGAGCTGCTGACCGTCGCGCTCAGTCTAGTGCAGCACCGGCTCTCTTCCGCACACGTCCGCGTGATACGGCAAATCCAGCCTGGGCTGCCCGCCGTTTCCGGCGACCGCGGCAAGTTGACGGAGGTCCTGGTAAACGTGCTGGCCAATGCCGTGGATGCCATGAACTCCGGTGGCGTACTGAGGCTGCGAGCATTGGCCGATCCGGAAAATTCGAACTGCGTGCGGATTGAAGTAGAGGACAGCGGGATCGGGATCGCAGAGCAGGCATTGCCGCGTATTTTTGACCCGTTCTTCACCACCAAGGGACCCGGCAGCGGCACCGGGCTTGGACTTTCCATCAGCCATGGAATCGTGAAGGACCACGGAGGCCAGATCTGGGCGAGCAGCACACCTGGAACGGGGACTACTGTTTTCATTTCGCTGCCACAGGAGTTATTGAATGAAGCCGCGCTTACTTGTGATTGA
- a CDS encoding sigma-54 dependent transcriptional regulator, with translation MKPRLLVIDDDEAVLQSCQTILEDADYEVHLAQRPEAGLAELRRFPFDLVLVDFKLPGMNGFEVLQQGSMIDPEVVFVMFTGYATLESAVEAVKRGAFNYIAKPFTAAQLVATVAKGLEHSRFARKHQAVPQLLEQCCALHQIVGRSPAIVGVLAIVAKVAPSDTNVLVTGPSGSGKELIARALHANSPRRNKPFIAVDCAALPSNLLESELFGYEKGAFTGAMQAKRGLLEAADGGVVYFDEIGEMNPELQAKMLRTLQERSFRRLGGERLVNVDVRILCSTNRDLAAEATNGHFRRDLLYRLNVVTITLPSLRERQDDIPLLAEHFVRLFAKTANKHNVQLSPDTLQRLRDYEWPGNIRELRNVVEHAVVMCDGVLIRQTDLPKILLESGPLPEPSGYKAVRGQWVDAQGRQYLTSLLRKYNGNVSAAAREAQVSRKSFYELMRRFEIRPREVSIEDPVEGVTPA, from the coding sequence ATGAAGCCGCGCTTACTTGTGATTGATGACGATGAAGCTGTCCTGCAGAGCTGCCAGACGATCCTGGAGGATGCCGATTATGAGGTACACCTGGCGCAACGGCCGGAAGCGGGCCTGGCCGAACTGCGGCGGTTTCCCTTCGATCTCGTCTTGGTAGATTTCAAGCTGCCCGGCATGAACGGATTCGAAGTGCTGCAGCAGGGGTCGATGATCGACCCCGAAGTAGTGTTTGTCATGTTTACCGGCTATGCCACACTGGAATCGGCCGTGGAAGCGGTAAAGCGCGGAGCCTTCAATTACATTGCTAAACCTTTCACGGCGGCGCAGCTCGTGGCGACCGTGGCCAAAGGACTGGAGCACAGCCGCTTTGCCCGTAAACACCAAGCCGTGCCGCAGCTTCTGGAGCAATGCTGTGCCTTGCATCAGATTGTTGGCCGCAGCCCCGCCATCGTCGGAGTGCTTGCTATCGTGGCGAAGGTGGCGCCGTCAGATACAAACGTGCTGGTTACCGGCCCCAGCGGGAGCGGTAAAGAGTTGATCGCCCGCGCACTGCACGCCAACAGCCCGCGCAGGAACAAGCCATTCATAGCCGTCGACTGCGCGGCGCTGCCATCGAACCTTCTGGAGAGCGAACTGTTCGGCTACGAGAAAGGCGCGTTCACGGGGGCCATGCAGGCAAAGCGCGGTCTGCTGGAAGCAGCCGATGGCGGCGTGGTGTACTTCGATGAGATTGGGGAGATGAATCCCGAACTCCAGGCCAAGATGCTGCGAACCTTGCAGGAGCGTTCGTTCCGGCGGCTGGGAGGCGAGCGACTGGTCAACGTTGATGTGCGCATCCTCTGCTCCACGAATCGTGATCTAGCGGCAGAAGCCACGAATGGGCACTTCCGCAGGGATCTGCTGTACCGGCTGAACGTGGTCACCATTACGCTGCCCTCGCTGCGCGAACGTCAGGATGATATTCCGTTGCTCGCCGAACACTTCGTGCGCCTGTTTGCGAAAACCGCGAACAAACACAATGTGCAGCTCAGTCCCGACACCCTGCAACGGCTGCGGGATTATGAATGGCCGGGAAATATTCGCGAGCTGCGCAATGTTGTGGAACATGCGGTGGTGATGTGCGACGGCGTCCTGATCCGCCAGACTGACTTGCCCAAAATCCTGCTGGAATCAGGCCCTTTGCCTGAGCCATCCGGCTACAAGGCCGTACGCGGGCAGTGGGTGGATGCGCAGGGCCGCCAATACCTCACTTCCTTACTGCGTAAATACAACGGCAACGTGTCGGCGGCGGCGCGAGAGGCCCAGGTAAGCCGCAAATCGTTTTATGAACTCATGCGGCGTTTTGAAATTCGTCCCAGAGAAGTTTCCATCGAGGATCCAGTCGAGGGTGTTACGCCAGCTTAA
- a CDS encoding plastocyanin/azurin family copper-binding protein gives MRQMQRNLVVITVLLSFAAAAWAGEITGKVSGVKGKSVVYLEAPAGKTYPAPTQQPVMNQKGLMFEPHVMVVQQGTTVEFLNSDAVQHNVFWPSISGDKKLGHNLGTWPQGEKRAFKFDHPGVVPLLCNVHPEMSGFIVVSPTPYFAETDANGNYKITNVPDGDYKAVAWHEGKKDQEKPLKVAGATTTDFQLK, from the coding sequence ATGAGGCAAATGCAACGAAACCTGGTTGTGATTACGGTTTTGCTCTCGTTCGCCGCCGCAGCATGGGCGGGTGAGATTACCGGAAAAGTAAGCGGTGTAAAGGGCAAGTCAGTGGTCTATCTGGAAGCGCCCGCCGGCAAAACCTATCCTGCGCCGACGCAACAGCCGGTCATGAACCAGAAAGGCTTGATGTTTGAGCCTCACGTGATGGTGGTGCAGCAGGGCACAACTGTCGAATTCCTTAATAGCGACGCGGTGCAGCACAACGTGTTCTGGCCATCCATTTCCGGCGACAAGAAACTCGGGCACAACCTGGGTACCTGGCCGCAAGGTGAAAAGCGGGCATTCAAGTTCGATCATCCCGGGGTGGTGCCGCTGCTCTGCAATGTGCATCCGGAGATGAGCGGCTTTATCGTCGTGAGCCCCACCCCTTACTTCGCCGAAACCGACGCCAACGGGAACTACAAAATCACCAACGTTCCCGACGGCGACTACAAAGCCGTGGCCTGGCATGAGGGAAAGAAGGACCAGGAAAAACCACTGAAGGTTGCCGGCGCGACCACGACGGATTTCCAACTGAAGTAA
- a CDS encoding FAD-dependent oxidoreductase: MQKRFVNKKVDRDWLNTNFPCMTACPAHTNAGRYVGLIAEGRFEEAYRFARDPNPLASICGRVCAHPCETACRRGEIDSPIAIRALKRFLTERYGPESRHQAAERPKPKLNGKKVAIVGSGPVGLSAAHDLALMGYSITIFEAAPVPGGMLYLGIPEYRLPRNVVEAQVREILETGDITLKLNHRAGRDFEIGQLRHNGFDAVLIAVGAHRSRDLNIPGVHTDGVLKGIEFLLNVNLGYKFTIGKKVIVIGGGNVAMDVARSAAREVLEQHGAAEMEPKQESVAAVAAREMVDVSLSALRMGAREVHLVCLERRNEMPAALEEIEEAETEGITIHPGFGPKRILEQDGRVAGLEVVDTKWVFDAQGRFNPAFYDGTEKVLPCDTIIMAIGQAPNLEFIRPEDGIQVSPRGLIAVERSTLMTTAPGIFAGGDCVFGPRLIIDSVGDGKRAAIGIDEYLLGRTHGDPVIEIELLKGQLNSPEALSTERQPVPMLPLDRRTGVTEVEVGFDETAARAEAQRCLRCWINTIFEGTLVDGTQCVLCGGCVDVCPERCLQLVSLDRIQFGPEALAAIRDEQEIFATELDDVAADEMGIIAGSAMLKDETRCIRCGLCALRCPAGTITMEAYNFITEQPELVSIRSMDGPSPFAPRK; this comes from the coding sequence ATGCAGAAAAGGTTCGTTAACAAAAAAGTGGACCGGGATTGGCTCAACACCAATTTCCCCTGCATGACCGCCTGCCCGGCGCACACCAACGCCGGACGCTATGTGGGCTTGATCGCGGAGGGGAGGTTCGAGGAGGCCTACCGCTTTGCACGCGATCCGAATCCGCTGGCTTCCATCTGTGGCCGGGTCTGCGCGCATCCTTGCGAAACTGCATGCCGCCGCGGAGAAATCGACAGTCCCATCGCCATTCGTGCGCTGAAGAGGTTTCTCACCGAGCGCTACGGACCGGAATCTCGTCACCAAGCTGCCGAGCGGCCCAAGCCGAAACTTAATGGCAAGAAGGTTGCCATCGTCGGCTCGGGGCCGGTGGGGTTATCTGCTGCGCACGATCTGGCGCTCATGGGTTACTCGATCACCATCTTTGAGGCCGCACCGGTTCCCGGCGGCATGCTCTACCTAGGAATTCCGGAATATCGCCTGCCGCGGAACGTTGTGGAAGCGCAGGTCCGCGAAATTTTGGAAACCGGCGACATCACCCTGAAGCTCAACCATAGGGCGGGGCGTGATTTTGAGATCGGCCAACTTCGCCACAACGGCTTCGACGCGGTACTTATCGCAGTCGGTGCGCACCGCAGCCGAGACCTCAATATTCCCGGTGTGCACACCGATGGCGTGCTGAAGGGAATTGAGTTCCTGCTGAACGTGAACCTCGGCTACAAGTTCACCATCGGCAAAAAAGTGATCGTGATCGGCGGCGGCAATGTCGCCATGGATGTTGCCCGCTCCGCCGCACGTGAAGTGCTCGAACAGCACGGCGCCGCTGAAATGGAGCCGAAACAGGAAAGCGTGGCCGCTGTAGCCGCCCGGGAGATGGTAGACGTCTCGCTCTCCGCGTTGCGCATGGGGGCGCGCGAGGTCCACCTTGTCTGCCTGGAACGCCGGAACGAAATGCCCGCGGCTCTGGAAGAAATTGAAGAAGCCGAAACCGAAGGCATCACCATTCATCCGGGATTTGGTCCTAAGCGCATCCTCGAACAGGACGGCAGAGTGGCGGGACTGGAGGTTGTCGACACTAAGTGGGTCTTCGACGCGCAAGGGAGGTTCAATCCTGCGTTTTACGATGGCACCGAGAAGGTGCTGCCCTGCGACACCATCATTATGGCGATTGGGCAGGCGCCGAATCTGGAGTTCATCCGGCCCGAAGACGGAATCCAGGTCTCCCCCCGCGGGCTGATCGCCGTCGAGCGCAGCACGCTGATGACTACGGCTCCCGGCATCTTCGCCGGTGGAGACTGCGTCTTTGGTCCGCGGTTGATCATTGACAGCGTCGGTGACGGTAAGCGCGCCGCTATCGGTATTGACGAGTACCTCTTGGGTCGTACCCACGGCGATCCCGTGATCGAAATCGAGCTGCTCAAAGGGCAGCTCAATTCACCGGAAGCGCTCAGCACCGAGCGTCAGCCGGTTCCCATGCTCCCCTTGGATCGGCGCACCGGCGTGACCGAAGTCGAGGTTGGATTCGACGAAACCGCGGCCAGGGCCGAGGCGCAACGCTGTCTACGCTGCTGGATCAACACAATCTTCGAAGGCACGCTGGTTGACGGCACTCAGTGCGTGCTTTGCGGCGGCTGCGTCGATGTCTGTCCGGAACGTTGCCTCCAGCTTGTCTCGCTCGACCGTATTCAGTTCGGACCGGAAGCGCTGGCCGCTATCCGCGACGAGCAGGAGATCTTCGCCACCGAACTGGACGATGTCGCCGCCGACGAGATGGGCATCATTGCCGGTTCAGCAATGCTCAAGGATGAGACGCGCTGTATCCGCTGCGGTCTCTGTGCGCTGCGCTGCCCCGCCGGCACCATCACCATGGAGGCCTACAACTTCATCACCGAACAACCGGAGCTGGTCTCAATCCGCAGCATGGATGGGCCCAGCCCATTCGCGCCGAGGAAATAG
- a CDS encoding ubiquinol-cytochrome c reductase iron-sulfur subunit codes for MSDEEKFDSKDAPKDPGRRKFFVKIGAGSIAVAALGTTVFGYQYLSPNVLFEPSPIVNEGKPENYEVNSVTFDLENTIYVVRDPAGFYALSAICTHLGCVTAWKQELDMIACPCHGSKFRKDGTKIEGPAPRPLPWLRVWVNDDGDLMVDRSIKVTRDHFVQV; via the coding sequence ATGTCAGATGAGGAGAAATTCGATTCAAAAGACGCGCCCAAAGATCCTGGCCGGCGAAAGTTTTTTGTCAAGATCGGCGCCGGGTCCATCGCCGTGGCGGCGCTGGGTACCACTGTGTTCGGCTATCAGTATCTCTCTCCGAACGTGTTGTTCGAGCCCTCGCCCATCGTGAACGAGGGTAAGCCGGAAAACTACGAAGTGAACTCCGTCACTTTTGACCTGGAGAACACGATTTACGTGGTTCGTGATCCCGCCGGCTTTTACGCGCTCTCCGCCATCTGTACCCACCTTGGCTGCGTCACCGCGTGGAAACAGGAGCTCGACATGATCGCCTGCCCCTGTCACGGCAGCAAGTTTCGCAAAGACGGCACCAAGATTGAGGGCCCTGCGCCACGGCCGCTGCCTTGGCTGCGTGTGTGGGTGAACGATGATGGCGACTTGATGGTGGACCGCTCTATCAAAGTCACACGCGATCACTTTGTGCAGGTATGA
- a CDS encoding cytochrome b N-terminal domain-containing protein, producing the protein METKELEIYADRLRTTRVWRSIFRSGTGESNLKRVLTIQQNVFLHLFSAKTRSKVLEFGPTWYLGAMTFGTFVILIITGILLMLYYHPSVPQAYADMKDLQFVVSSGVFLRNLHRWSAHAMVLLVFAHMFKVFYRGAYRPPREFNWVIGVVLLLITVFLSYTGYLLPWDQLSFWAVTVGSNLASAVPVLGAKIRFLMLGGHIVDANALLRFYVLHCVLLPIAAVFFIAIHFWRIRKDGGLYVGKGYDRG; encoded by the coding sequence ATGGAAACCAAGGAACTTGAAATCTACGCAGACCGGCTTCGCACCACCCGTGTGTGGCGTTCCATCTTCCGCAGCGGCACGGGCGAAAGCAATTTGAAGCGCGTCCTGACCATTCAACAGAACGTATTTCTTCACCTGTTTTCCGCCAAGACGCGCAGCAAGGTGTTGGAATTTGGACCCACCTGGTACCTGGGCGCGATGACGTTCGGCACCTTCGTCATTTTGATCATCACCGGCATTCTCCTGATGCTCTATTACCATCCGTCGGTTCCGCAGGCCTACGCCGACATGAAGGACCTGCAGTTCGTCGTCTCCTCCGGTGTCTTCCTTCGAAACCTGCACCGCTGGTCGGCGCACGCGATGGTTTTGCTTGTGTTCGCGCACATGTTCAAGGTGTTTTATCGCGGAGCTTACCGGCCGCCGCGCGAGTTCAACTGGGTCATCGGCGTCGTGCTGCTCCTGATTACGGTGTTTCTCAGCTATACAGGCTATCTGCTGCCGTGGGACCAGCTCTCGTTCTGGGCGGTGACCGTGGGCAGCAATCTTGCCTCCGCAGTACCCGTATTGGGGGCTAAGATCCGCTTCCTTATGCTGGGCGGACATATTGTGGACGCGAACGCTCTGCTGCGTTTCTATGTTCTGCATTGCGTGCTGCTGCCGATTGCGGCCGTCTTCTTTATCGCCATTCACTTCTGGCGTATCCGCAAGGACGGTGGCCTCTATGTGGGAAAGGGGTATGACCGTGGCTGA